In Nitrobacteraceae bacterium AZCC 1564, the following proteins share a genomic window:
- a CDS encoding uncharacterized protein YjiS (DUF1127 family) (product_source=COG5457; cog=COG5457; pfam=PF06568; superfamily=47769) — MLLSLIRAIQAFREYQRNVAELSQLSDRELADIGLDRSDIRRVAAGAYNG; from the coding sequence ATGTTGCTCTCGCTTATCCGCGCTATTCAGGCGTTTCGCGAATATCAGCGCAATGTCGCCGAACTGTCGCAGCTCAGCGATCGCGAACTGGCTGACATCGGGCTTGACCGCTCGGACATCCGCCGCGTTGCTGCTGGTGCCTACAACGGCTAA
- a CDS encoding hypothetical protein (product_source=Hypo-rule applied; cleavage_site_network=SignalP-noTM): MRRLCLALLLSHALAIQALIVAWGGAQAAVPEAGAFAPICKGIWPDDKKTEDSGPKSGHGFQHDCLSACAGAFTALESQPPSSLLICRSLSRSGEILRDVGLHVAITTQVFSARAPPKPV; encoded by the coding sequence ATGCGGCGTCTATGTCTGGCCCTGCTGCTTTCACATGCGCTGGCCATTCAGGCTCTTATCGTCGCGTGGGGCGGAGCGCAGGCGGCGGTGCCCGAAGCGGGCGCATTTGCACCGATCTGCAAGGGCATCTGGCCTGACGATAAGAAGACGGAAGACAGCGGCCCGAAATCCGGACACGGTTTTCAGCACGACTGTCTTTCTGCGTGCGCGGGTGCTTTCACTGCATTGGAGTCGCAGCCACCGAGCTCATTGCTGATATGCCGCAGCCTATCTCGCTCCGGCGAAATCCTGCGTGACGTTGGATTGCACGTCGCAATCACAACGCAGGTCTTTTCGGCACGAGCTCCTCCTAAGCCGGTCTGA
- a CDS encoding uncharacterized protein YcnI/copper(I)-binding protein (product_source=COG4549/COG2847; cleavage_site_network=SignalP-noTM; cog=COG2847,COG4549; ko=KO:K09796; pfam=PF04314,PF07987; superfamily=110087), which translates to MTIYLHNPMRLFAGAGLAVLAIITSQSSAFAHITLATAETRANTYYKAVLQVPHGCDGQATQSIGVQIPEGVISVKPMPKPSWTLNITRGAYAKTYQSHGKPVTEGPKEIVWSGGSLSDDNYDEFVFTSFISGDFQPGQTIYFPTAQKCASGEINWSEVPAAGQSPHSLKAPAPALRIAADTTTMAQMDHGNMDHMHMSAPAATGGDTFKVGDLVVTSPWTRATPGGAKIAGGYLKITNNGKTSDRLVKATSSISDRVEVHEMSMTDGVMKMRALPEGLTIKPGETVELKPGGFHMMFMDIKQPLKQGDTLKATLTFEKAGSVDVSFNVTAIGATSEPGHKH; encoded by the coding sequence ATGACCATCTATCTCCACAACCCCATGAGGTTGTTTGCAGGCGCTGGATTAGCAGTGCTGGCAATCATCACATCGCAATCGAGCGCATTCGCGCACATCACGCTCGCGACCGCTGAGACGCGAGCCAACACATACTACAAGGCCGTGCTGCAGGTGCCGCACGGCTGCGATGGGCAGGCGACGCAGAGCATCGGCGTTCAGATTCCGGAGGGCGTGATCAGCGTAAAGCCGATGCCCAAACCGAGCTGGACGCTGAACATTACACGCGGCGCCTATGCCAAGACCTATCAAAGCCATGGCAAGCCCGTGACGGAGGGACCGAAGGAAATCGTGTGGTCGGGCGGTTCGCTGTCCGACGACAACTACGATGAGTTCGTGTTCACGAGCTTTATCTCAGGTGATTTCCAGCCTGGGCAGACGATCTATTTTCCGACCGCACAAAAGTGCGCAAGCGGGGAGATCAACTGGTCGGAGGTGCCTGCCGCAGGGCAAAGCCCGCATAGTCTCAAGGCGCCGGCTCCGGCACTGCGGATCGCCGCCGACACGACAACGATGGCGCAGATGGACCATGGCAACATGGACCACATGCATATGAGCGCGCCCGCCGCGACGGGCGGTGATACGTTCAAGGTCGGGGATCTGGTGGTGACATCACCATGGACGCGCGCGACGCCTGGGGGAGCCAAGATCGCAGGCGGCTACCTGAAGATCACCAACAACGGCAAGACATCTGATCGGCTTGTGAAGGCAACGTCGAGCATTTCCGATCGCGTTGAAGTGCACGAAATGTCGATGACCGACGGCGTGATGAAGATGCGTGCTCTTCCTGAGGGCCTGACGATCAAACCGGGAGAGACCGTCGAACTGAAGCCGGGCGGTTTCCACATGATGTTCATGGACATCAAGCAGCCGCTCAAGCAGGGCGATACCTTGAAGGCGACATTGACATTCGAGAAAGCTGGCAGTGTTGACGTCAGCTTCAACGTCACCGCGATCGGCGCGACGTCTGAGCCCGGCCACAAGCATTGA
- a CDS encoding putative membrane protein (product_source=COG5473; cog=COG5473; pfam=PF09955; superfamily=81568; transmembrane_helix_parts=Outside_1_43,TMhelix_44_63,Inside_64_69,TMhelix_70_92,Outside_93_119,TMhelix_120_142,Inside_143_173,TMhelix_174_196,Outside_197_224,TMhelix_225_247,Inside_248_300), whose amino-acid sequence MSNPVTGTVQSPSASSSSAAIVIRKISVADLKDALRLGWEDFKAVPSHGVMLALIYPVLGLVLARATLGYSILPLLFPLAAGFALLGPFAALGFYDLSRRRENGEDATASHALSVLSSPSIGAMLGLGGALLVLFLVWLTAAQSIYSSLFGYAPASSIPNFLSEVLTTSKGHSLIFIGCSVGFLFALAAFCISVVSFPMMLDRHSSAADAVLTSLRAVAKNPVQMAIWGLIVAALLVIGTVPFFLGLTVVIPVLGHATWHLYRKVVEPPATPYVPPPKPKLHRYAAEFPVSLFTLGRREH is encoded by the coding sequence ATGAGCAATCCCGTTACAGGCACTGTTCAATCGCCTTCCGCATCATCGTCGTCTGCGGCGATTGTTATTCGCAAAATCTCCGTTGCCGATCTCAAGGACGCGCTACGGCTCGGCTGGGAAGACTTCAAGGCCGTACCTTCGCACGGCGTTATGCTGGCCCTGATCTATCCGGTGCTGGGTCTCGTCCTGGCGCGCGCCACTTTGGGTTATTCAATCCTGCCATTGCTATTCCCGCTGGCTGCCGGCTTTGCTTTGCTGGGCCCCTTCGCCGCGCTCGGATTCTACGACCTCAGCCGGCGGCGCGAGAACGGCGAGGATGCGACCGCCTCCCACGCGCTCAGTGTGCTGTCTTCGCCTTCGATCGGTGCGATGCTCGGGCTCGGTGGCGCGTTGCTTGTCCTGTTCCTGGTCTGGCTCACGGCCGCGCAATCCATCTACAGCTCGCTATTTGGCTACGCTCCTGCATCCAGCATTCCAAATTTCCTGAGCGAAGTGCTGACCACATCCAAAGGGCATAGTCTGATTTTCATCGGCTGCAGCGTAGGCTTTCTGTTTGCGCTGGCGGCGTTCTGCATCAGCGTGGTGTCCTTCCCAATGATGCTGGATCGTCATTCCAGCGCTGCTGACGCTGTCCTGACCTCGCTGCGCGCCGTGGCAAAAAACCCGGTACAGATGGCGATCTGGGGCTTGATCGTCGCCGCACTGCTGGTCATCGGAACGGTCCCGTTCTTCTTAGGCCTGACCGTGGTCATCCCTGTGCTCGGCCACGCGACTTGGCATCTTTACCGCAAGGTGGTTGAGCCACCGGCCACGCCATACGTACCGCCGCCAAAGCCCAAGCTGCACCGGTACGCAGCGGAATTCCCAGTCAGCTTGTTCACGTTGGGACGCCGAGAACACTAA
- a CDS encoding hypothetical protein (product_source=Hypo-rule applied; pfam=PF12200; superfamily=158634) → MSIFGKIMGAIFGTKAEAAEPAGGAGAAASTPASSGGAPGAGASVQMVDVAPILDKAVAAKGEKLEWRTSIVDLMKALDIDSSLSARKELAKELHYDGDMNDSAKMNIWLHKQVMTKLAANGGKLPDDLKT, encoded by the coding sequence ATGAGCATTTTCGGAAAAATCATGGGCGCGATCTTTGGCACCAAGGCCGAGGCCGCAGAGCCCGCGGGCGGCGCCGGCGCGGCAGCAAGCACACCGGCATCGTCGGGCGGCGCACCGGGTGCTGGCGCAAGCGTACAGATGGTTGATGTCGCCCCAATTCTCGATAAGGCCGTCGCAGCCAAGGGTGAAAAGCTGGAATGGCGTACGTCGATCGTCGACCTGATGAAAGCGCTCGACATCGACTCGAGCCTGAGCGCGCGTAAGGAACTGGCCAAAGAGCTCCATTACGATGGCGACATGAACGATTCCGCTAAAATGAACATTTGGCTGCACAAGCAGGTGATGACCAAGCTAGCGGCAAACGGCGGCAAGTTGCCGGACGATCTTAAGACCTGA
- a CDS encoding fumarylpyruvate hydrolase (product_source=KO:K16165; cath_funfam=3.90.850.10; cog=COG0179; ko=KO:K16165; pfam=PF01557; superfamily=56529), producing MTDLNRRTVLAGGAAALAGTTALTEAANAQVGVKTIFPVGQTTIPVVGINEAFPVRRIYCIGRNYAAHAIERGSDPTREPPFFFQKPTDAVQVVAIGTVADHPYPSLTKNYHHEVELVAALKSGGTNIPVDKALDCVYGYTLGLDMTRRDLQNAMGNEKKPWEIGKSFDHSAVLGPIHPASKTGHFTKGAISLSVNGTVRQNSDLTKMIWTVAEQISKLSEAFELKAGDLIYSGTPENVGPVNKGDVLLCKLEGLPDMSIKIV from the coding sequence ATGACCGATCTCAACCGTAGAACCGTCTTGGCGGGTGGCGCTGCGGCCCTCGCCGGAACGACAGCGCTGACCGAAGCTGCGAACGCGCAGGTTGGCGTCAAGACCATTTTCCCCGTCGGACAGACGACAATTCCCGTAGTGGGAATAAATGAAGCCTTCCCGGTGCGGCGTATCTATTGCATCGGCCGCAACTATGCGGCGCATGCCATCGAGCGTGGCTCGGACCCGACACGTGAACCGCCGTTTTTCTTCCAAAAGCCGACCGATGCCGTTCAGGTTGTCGCCATCGGCACCGTCGCCGACCATCCGTATCCTTCGCTCACCAAGAACTATCACCATGAGGTTGAACTAGTGGCTGCGCTGAAGTCGGGCGGTACGAATATCCCGGTCGATAAGGCGCTGGATTGCGTCTACGGCTATACGCTCGGCCTCGACATGACGCGCCGCGATCTGCAGAACGCCATGGGCAACGAAAAGAAGCCGTGGGAAATCGGAAAAAGCTTCGATCATTCGGCAGTACTCGGCCCGATTCATCCGGCGAGCAAGACTGGACACTTTACCAAGGGCGCGATCTCGCTTTCGGTGAACGGCACGGTGCGACAGAATTCGGATTTGACCAAGATGATCTGGACCGTCGCCGAGCAGATTTCAAAGCTGTCGGAAGCCTTCGAACTGAAAGCCGGCGACCTTATTTACTCGGGCACGCCAGAGAATGTCGGTCCAGTGAACAAGGGCGACGTGCTGTTGTGCAAGCTGGAAGGCTTGCCGGATATGTCGATCAAGATCGTCTGA
- a CDS encoding putative GNAT family acetyltransferase (product_source=COG2388; cath_funfam=3.40.630.30; cog=COG2388; ko=KO:K06975; pfam=PF14542; superfamily=55729), with product MSEETTTVRNNAALSRYELDVNGSIAFANYRLAPGKVIITHTETPPALRGRGIASRLVQGALEQIRANGLKVVAGCGFVVDYLQKHPEYADITA from the coding sequence ATGAGCGAAGAAACCACAACGGTCCGCAACAATGCAGCGTTGAGCCGTTACGAACTGGACGTGAACGGCTCAATCGCTTTCGCAAACTATCGGCTTGCCCCCGGGAAAGTCATTATCACTCACACTGAAACGCCACCCGCGCTCCGTGGCCGAGGGATCGCATCAAGATTGGTGCAAGGGGCATTGGAGCAAATCCGTGCCAATGGCCTCAAGGTCGTGGCGGGCTGCGGATTCGTCGTCGATTACCTCCAGAAACATCCGGAATACGCCGACATCACAGCCTGA
- a CDS encoding putative GNAT family acetyltransferase (product_source=COG2388; cog=COG2388; ko=KO:K06975; pfam=PF14542; superfamily=55729): MTEAVQNNTAKQRYQLEVEGHIAATYYKLSGNVITFIHTEVPKELEGKGIGSRLVKGALDQVRADGLKVVAQCPFVKAYIGKHPEYADLLN, translated from the coding sequence ATGACTGAAGCGGTCCAAAACAATACAGCCAAACAACGCTATCAACTCGAAGTCGAAGGGCACATTGCCGCCACGTACTACAAGCTATCCGGCAACGTCATCACGTTCATCCACACGGAAGTGCCAAAGGAACTCGAGGGCAAAGGCATTGGATCGAGACTTGTTAAAGGCGCACTCGATCAAGTCCGCGCCGATGGGCTCAAGGTCGTGGCGCAATGCCCGTTCGTAAAGGCCTACATCGGCAAGCATCCGGAATATGCCGACCTGCTCAATTAA
- a CDS encoding hypothetical protein (product_source=Hypo-rule applied; transmembrane_helix_parts=Inside_1_12,TMhelix_13_32,Outside_33_46,TMhelix_47_69,Inside_70_80,TMhelix_81_103,Outside_104_135) yields MPGHGFLNTHRTWEDWCGMALGMLVVLSPWLTGEANHGLGAEPEPRYVILVTMLIGILVFCLAQMEYIALRRWQEGCEMALGACLMALPLILSYSGAGALRLWHTSLGGAIVLLAVLKLWQDWDLTDQELTGHGQ; encoded by the coding sequence ATGCCTGGCCATGGCTTTCTTAACACTCATCGAACATGGGAAGACTGGTGCGGCATGGCGTTAGGCATGCTGGTTGTGCTGTCGCCCTGGTTGACCGGCGAGGCCAATCATGGCCTCGGCGCAGAGCCCGAGCCGCGCTACGTCATCCTGGTCACAATGCTCATCGGTATTCTCGTGTTTTGCCTGGCGCAGATGGAGTACATCGCACTTCGGCGATGGCAGGAAGGATGCGAGATGGCGCTAGGCGCCTGCCTAATGGCGCTGCCGTTAATCCTCAGCTACTCCGGCGCTGGCGCGCTTCGGTTGTGGCACACAAGCCTCGGCGGAGCGATCGTCCTGCTGGCGGTTCTCAAGCTCTGGCAGGATTGGGATCTGACGGACCAGGAACTGACCGGGCACGGTCAGTGA
- a CDS encoding excinuclease ABC subunit A (product_source=KO:K03701; cath_funfam=1.20.1580.10,3.30.1490.20,3.40.50.300; cog=COG0178; ko=KO:K03701; pfam=PF00005,PF17755,PF17760; smart=SM00382; superfamily=52540; tigrfam=TIGR00630), with protein MDEVIKASRKSTAAVSSLRAITIRGAREHNLKNVDLEIPRDKLVVFTGLSGSGKSSLAFDTIYAEGQRRYVESLSAYARQFLEMMQKPDVDQIDGLSPAISIEQKTTSKNPRSTVGTVTEIYDYMRLLWARVGIPYSPATGLPIESQIVSQMVDRVLALPEGTRLYLLAPVVRGRKGEYRKELADYLKKGFQRVKIDGKFYELADAPTLDKKFPHDIDVVVDRIVVRPDMAQRLAESFETALKLAEGLAVVEFADAPAAGDAATDKKPEKKTAKIHDKSGPERILFSEKFACPVSGFTIPEIEPRLFSFNNPYGACPKCGGLGVEQHIDADLVIPDKEQTLRKGAIAPWAKSSSPYYIQTLQALGKFYKFTLDTKWKDLPKKTQNAILFGSGDDEIKFSYEDGVRSYDTKKPFEGVVTNIERRFRETESEWAREELGKYFSDVPCDACHGHRLKPEALCVKIGGKHIGEISELSVLRAGEWFETVPKALNKQQNEIAVRILKEIRERLSFLLDVGLNYLTLSRSSGTLSGGESQRIRLASQIGSGLTGVLYVLDEPSIGLHQRDNARLLDTLRRLRNLGNTVIVVEHDEDAIETADHVVDVGPGAGVHGGSIVAQGTPQQIKSNPKSLTGKYLTGELSVPIEERRPPNHRRTLKVVNARGNNLKNVSAEIPLGLFTCVTGVSGGGKSTLLIDTLYKAIARKLNNASEAPAPHDRIEGLEHIDKIIDIDQSPIGRTPRSNPATYTGAFTPIREWFAGLPESKARGYEPGRFSFNVKGGRCEACQGDGLIKIEMHFLPDVYVTCDTCKGKRYNRETLEVLFKGKSIADVLDMTVDEAAEFFKAVPRVRETFKTLQRVGLGYIHVGQQATTLSGGEAQRVKLAKELSKRATGRTLYILDEPTTGLHFHDVAKLLEVLHELVSQGNSVVVIEHNLEVIKTADWVIDLGPEGGDGGGEIVAWGPPEDIVKAQRSYTGKFLAPVLAKAGKPKKRPADEAAE; from the coding sequence CTCGAAATCCCGCGCGACAAGCTCGTGGTGTTCACCGGTTTATCGGGATCAGGCAAATCGTCACTAGCGTTCGACACCATCTACGCAGAGGGGCAGCGTCGCTACGTCGAATCGCTGTCCGCTTACGCCCGCCAATTCCTCGAAATGATGCAGAAGCCGGACGTCGATCAAATCGACGGGCTGTCGCCGGCCATCTCCATCGAGCAGAAGACGACGTCGAAAAACCCGCGCTCCACCGTCGGCACGGTTACGGAGATCTACGACTACATGCGTCTGTTGTGGGCGCGCGTCGGCATTCCGTACTCGCCGGCAACAGGCTTGCCGATCGAAAGCCAGATCGTCTCGCAAATGGTCGATCGGGTGCTCGCGCTGCCGGAGGGCACCCGCCTCTATTTGCTGGCCCCTGTCGTGCGTGGCCGCAAGGGCGAATATAGAAAGGAACTGGCGGACTATCTCAAAAAGGGCTTCCAGCGGGTCAAGATCGACGGGAAGTTCTACGAACTCGCCGATGCGCCAACCCTGGACAAGAAATTCCCGCATGACATCGATGTCGTGGTCGACCGCATTGTCGTGCGTCCTGATATGGCGCAACGCCTGGCAGAATCATTCGAGACAGCTCTGAAACTGGCTGAAGGCCTTGCTGTTGTCGAATTCGCCGACGCTCCTGCTGCAGGCGATGCCGCGACCGACAAGAAGCCAGAAAAGAAGACCGCGAAGATCCACGACAAGAGTGGGCCCGAGCGCATCCTGTTCTCGGAGAAATTCGCCTGCCCGGTTTCCGGCTTCACGATCCCCGAGATCGAGCCTCGGCTCTTCTCTTTCAACAATCCCTATGGCGCCTGCCCGAAGTGCGGCGGCCTGGGTGTCGAGCAGCACATCGATGCCGACCTGGTCATTCCGGACAAGGAACAGACGCTTCGCAAGGGAGCGATCGCTCCTTGGGCGAAGTCGTCCTCCCCCTATTACATCCAGACACTGCAGGCGCTCGGCAAGTTCTACAAGTTCACGCTTGATACCAAGTGGAAGGACCTGCCGAAGAAAACACAGAATGCGATCCTGTTCGGCTCAGGCGATGACGAGATCAAGTTCTCCTATGAGGACGGCGTCCGATCGTACGACACCAAGAAGCCGTTCGAGGGCGTCGTCACCAACATCGAGCGCCGCTTCCGCGAGACTGAAAGTGAATGGGCCCGCGAAGAGCTTGGCAAATATTTCAGTGACGTGCCGTGCGACGCCTGTCATGGCCACCGCCTGAAGCCAGAGGCGCTTTGCGTCAAGATCGGCGGCAAGCACATCGGCGAGATCTCAGAACTCTCCGTTCTCCGTGCGGGCGAGTGGTTCGAGACCGTCCCCAAGGCGCTGAACAAGCAACAGAACGAAATCGCAGTGCGGATCTTGAAGGAGATCCGCGAGCGACTGTCGTTCCTGCTCGACGTCGGCTTGAACTATCTCACGCTGTCCCGTTCGTCCGGCACCCTGTCCGGCGGCGAGAGCCAGCGCATTCGGCTGGCCTCGCAGATCGGTTCGGGCCTGACCGGCGTGTTGTACGTTCTCGACGAACCCTCGATTGGTCTGCACCAGCGCGACAATGCCCGTCTGCTCGATACCCTGCGACGGCTGCGAAATCTCGGCAATACGGTCATCGTCGTCGAACATGACGAGGACGCTATTGAGACAGCAGACCACGTCGTGGACGTTGGTCCAGGTGCGGGCGTGCATGGCGGCAGCATTGTCGCCCAGGGGACCCCGCAACAGATCAAGTCGAACCCCAAGTCGCTGACGGGCAAATACCTGACCGGCGAGCTGTCCGTGCCTATCGAGGAGCGGCGACCGCCGAACCATCGGCGCACCCTCAAGGTGGTCAACGCGCGCGGCAACAATCTCAAGAACGTGTCGGCCGAGATCCCGCTCGGGCTGTTCACCTGTGTGACCGGCGTCTCTGGCGGCGGAAAGTCCACGCTGTTGATCGACACGCTGTACAAGGCGATTGCGCGCAAGCTCAACAACGCATCGGAAGCCCCTGCTCCGCACGACCGCATCGAGGGGCTGGAGCATATCGACAAGATCATCGACATCGACCAGTCGCCGATCGGCCGGACCCCGCGCTCGAACCCGGCCACCTACACTGGCGCCTTCACGCCGATCCGCGAATGGTTTGCTGGCCTACCGGAATCAAAGGCGCGCGGCTACGAGCCGGGCCGCTTCTCATTCAACGTCAAGGGCGGCCGCTGTGAGGCCTGCCAGGGTGATGGCCTTATCAAAATCGAGATGCACTTCCTGCCAGACGTCTACGTGACGTGTGACACCTGCAAGGGCAAGCGTTACAACCGCGAAACCCTGGAGGTGTTGTTCAAGGGCAAGAGCATTGCCGACGTCCTCGACATGACGGTTGATGAAGCCGCGGAGTTCTTCAAGGCCGTTCCCCGCGTACGGGAAACTTTCAAGACACTGCAACGCGTCGGCCTTGGCTACATTCATGTCGGTCAGCAAGCGACGACGCTGTCCGGCGGCGAAGCGCAACGCGTCAAGCTCGCGAAGGAGTTGAGCAAGCGCGCGACTGGCCGCACGCTCTATATTCTCGACGAGCCGACTACGGGGTTGCATTTCCACGATGTCGCCAAGCTGCTCGAGGTGCTTCACGAATTGGTGTCACAGGGCAACAGCGTCGTGGTCATCGAACACAACCTTGAGGTCATCAAGACCGCGGACTGGGTGATCGATCTCGGTCCGGAAGGTGGCGATGGCGGCGGCGAGATCGTCGCCTGGGGACCGCCCGAGGACATCGTCAAGGCGCAGCGTAGTTACACTGGTAAATTCCTTGCACCCGTGCTGGCGAAAGCGGGCAAACCGAAGAAACGACCAGCCGACGAGGCCGCGGAATAA